From one Paenibacillus terrae HPL-003 genomic stretch:
- a CDS encoding DUF454 family protein, producing MKPIYVTLGFLFLALGVIGVVVPLLPTTPFLLLAAFFFMRGSERIHQWFSNTSLYQKHLESFVQTRSLKLSTKITALGLASAMLITGFVLSPQVWAKAVIVLVILFKYYYFIFRIGTVRGTTAETPSPILSVDTTKKKSKMVDSRLLGLVEHSRKYIVLGVLVQWIGLLGSIAAVLSMSYVLQQAWAGQDTRELILSVTAIVIAAIAVRCLCNYAASMLSYRASVNAKKTLRSQIYGKLLKLGPAYTDHTSTSGVIQVAVEGVEQLETYFGRYMPQLFYSLLAPITLFITLSFVSFKAAIILLICVPLIPVSIIVIMRMAKKLFRKYWGSYVNLGHSFLENVQGLTTLKIYGTDQEKHQEMNTAAEDFRKMTMKVLTMQLNSVAVMDLIAFGGAAAGVLVAVSEYSAGHIGLAGALIIVLLSAEFFIPLRLLGSYFHIAMNGMAASDKIFQILSTEELVQGKKSIETTDIRLDQVNFAYDERDTLRNISMDIPQGSFVSIVGESGSGKSTVAGLIVGHHEGYRGSLTVGGTELVASSEESRMRHMTWIGFNSYIFKGTVEANLKMGNEHADEEQMLEALRQVKLYDFILSQGGLEYELEEQGANLSGGQRQRLALARALLHDSSVYIFDEATSNIDSESEAGIMEVIHALAGSKTVVLISHRLENVVQSDRIYVLRNGQVAESGTHAELMSQQGHYAELYLSQHRVEQFVKGGAVYA from the coding sequence GTGAAACCGATCTATGTTACCTTAGGGTTTCTATTTTTGGCGCTTGGAGTTATTGGCGTGGTGGTACCGTTGCTGCCGACTACGCCTTTTCTGCTGCTGGCAGCCTTTTTCTTTATGCGGGGGTCTGAACGGATTCACCAATGGTTTTCGAACACCTCTTTGTACCAAAAGCATCTGGAAAGCTTTGTCCAAACAAGATCGCTGAAGCTCTCCACTAAAATCACGGCACTGGGATTGGCGTCAGCGATGCTCATTACTGGCTTTGTTTTATCTCCCCAAGTGTGGGCCAAAGCGGTCATCGTATTGGTCATCCTCTTCAAATATTATTACTTTATATTCCGAATCGGAACGGTGAGAGGCACTACAGCAGAAACTCCATCCCCAATTCTATCTGTTGATACCACGAAGAAAAAGTCTAAAATGGTCGACAGCCGTCTGCTTGGTCTGGTGGAGCATTCCCGAAAATATATCGTTCTGGGTGTACTAGTGCAGTGGATCGGTCTTTTAGGCAGTATAGCCGCTGTTTTGTCCATGTCCTATGTTTTGCAGCAGGCATGGGCGGGACAAGATACCCGTGAGCTGATTCTATCTGTGACGGCCATTGTCATTGCTGCGATTGCAGTCCGATGCTTGTGCAATTATGCAGCCAGTATGCTGTCCTATCGGGCCTCCGTGAATGCAAAAAAAACGCTGCGCTCGCAAATTTACGGCAAGCTGCTGAAGCTGGGGCCAGCGTACACGGATCATACCTCCACATCGGGGGTTATTCAGGTTGCTGTAGAAGGAGTGGAGCAGCTTGAGACCTATTTTGGCAGATACATGCCCCAATTATTTTACAGTCTGCTTGCACCCATAACGTTGTTCATCACCTTATCTTTTGTCAGCTTCAAGGCTGCCATTATTCTGTTGATCTGCGTTCCGTTGATTCCGGTGTCGATTATAGTCATTATGAGGATGGCTAAAAAGCTGTTTCGAAAATATTGGGGCAGCTATGTCAATCTGGGTCACAGCTTTTTGGAAAATGTACAGGGCCTGACCACGCTTAAAATATATGGGACAGATCAGGAGAAGCACCAGGAAATGAACACGGCGGCCGAGGATTTTCGCAAAATGACAATGAAAGTACTGACTATGCAGTTAAACTCGGTGGCAGTCATGGACCTTATCGCATTTGGCGGTGCCGCTGCGGGCGTTCTGGTCGCAGTGAGCGAATATTCCGCTGGTCATATCGGCTTGGCGGGAGCGCTGATCATTGTGCTGCTGTCGGCGGAGTTCTTCATTCCGCTGCGCCTGCTAGGCTCTTACTTTCATATCGCTATGAATGGGATGGCAGCGAGTGACAAAATATTTCAAATTCTGAGTACAGAGGAGCTAGTACAAGGAAAAAAAAGCATTGAGACTACCGATATTCGACTGGATCAGGTGAACTTTGCCTACGACGAAAGGGACACCCTACGAAATATATCTATGGATATTCCCCAGGGCAGCTTTGTTTCAATTGTCGGGGAATCAGGCTCTGGTAAAAGCACGGTAGCCGGATTAATCGTCGGACATCACGAAGGTTATCGGGGAAGCTTGACCGTTGGAGGAACCGAGCTTGTCGCCAGTTCGGAAGAAAGCCGTATGCGTCACATGACCTGGATCGGCTTCAACAGCTATATTTTCAAGGGTACGGTCGAAGCTAATTTGAAAATGGGCAATGAGCACGCTGATGAGGAACAAATGCTGGAAGCCTTGCGGCAGGTGAAGCTGTATGACTTCATTCTCTCACAGGGAGGACTGGAGTATGAACTGGAGGAGCAGGGAGCCAATCTGTCAGGAGGACAACGCCAACGGCTAGCGCTGGCAAGAGCGCTGCTGCATGATAGTAGCGTGTACATTTTTGACGAGGCGACCTCTAACATAGACAGTGAGAGCGAGGCAGGCATTATGGAGGTTATACATGCGCTGGCAGGCAGCAAAACCGTTGTTCTTATCTCGCATAGACTGGAAAATGTTGTCCAATCCGACCGCATTTATGTGCTGCGGAATGGCCAAGTGGCAGAGTCCGGCACACATGCTGAACTAATGAGCCAGCAGGGACACTATGCTGAGTTGTATCTCAGTCAACACCGGGTAGAACAGTTTGTAAAAGGAGGTGCTGTATATGCGTAG
- a CDS encoding mannitol-1-phosphate 5-dehydrogenase: MRAVHFGAGNIGRGFIGLILSRAGYEVVFSDVNDTLVSELRRRKQYTVELANDTKDTEMVTNVTAIDGKDAGAVADAVDHADLVTTAVGVSILKHIAAGIAEGIKRRVERGAAPLHVIACENAIGGSAQLKEHVFALLDEATRAKAEASVYFPNAAVDRIVPIQHHEDPLYVQVEPFYEWVVDRSQMASDHKEIEGILYVQDLEPYIERKLFTVNTGHCVAAYLGYTAGYATIQEAMKDDKVVDSIQGALEETGAVLVKRFGLDQGEHKMYISKILDRFRNPNLTDEVTRVGRSPLRKLSPNDRLVRPALQAEEYGIPTDHLALGMAAACKFDIAEDPEAVELQQVIRSEGLGVALTRYTSIPADHPLHRQVLEQYDIINS, translated from the coding sequence ATGAGAGCCGTCCACTTTGGAGCAGGAAATATCGGTCGCGGGTTTATCGGATTGATTCTGTCGCGTGCAGGCTATGAGGTTGTCTTTTCGGATGTTAACGACACCCTTGTATCCGAGTTACGCCGCCGCAAGCAATACACTGTAGAGCTAGCTAATGATACCAAGGATACAGAAATGGTCACGAATGTAACCGCGATTGACGGCAAAGATGCGGGGGCTGTAGCAGACGCGGTAGACCACGCTGATTTGGTAACGACCGCAGTGGGTGTCAGCATCCTCAAGCATATTGCAGCAGGCATTGCCGAGGGAATTAAGCGGCGGGTAGAGCGTGGGGCAGCACCGCTGCATGTGATCGCCTGCGAAAATGCAATCGGAGGCAGCGCCCAACTGAAAGAGCATGTTTTTGCGCTACTGGATGAGGCGACTCGTGCCAAGGCAGAAGCTTCGGTTTATTTTCCAAATGCTGCTGTAGACCGGATTGTGCCGATCCAGCATCATGAAGACCCGTTGTATGTGCAGGTAGAGCCTTTTTACGAGTGGGTGGTGGATCGATCGCAAATGGCTTCTGACCATAAAGAGATCGAAGGCATCCTTTACGTACAGGATCTGGAGCCTTACATTGAACGCAAGCTGTTCACGGTGAATACGGGACATTGCGTGGCGGCCTACCTTGGTTATACCGCGGGTTATGCTACCATTCAGGAAGCGATGAAGGATGACAAGGTGGTGGATTCGATACAAGGGGCACTGGAGGAAACAGGGGCGGTGCTTGTGAAGCGCTTCGGTTTGGATCAGGGGGAGCATAAGATGTACATTTCCAAAATTTTGGATCGCTTCAGAAACCCTAATCTGACAGACGAGGTCACTCGGGTTGGACGTTCACCGTTGCGGAAGCTGTCTCCCAATGACCGTCTTGTACGTCCGGCACTGCAAGCAGAGGAGTATGGCATCCCGACGGATCATCTGGCGTTAGGAATGGCTGCTGCCTGTAAATTTGATATTGCGGAGGACCCTGAGGCAGTCGAGCTTCAGCAGGTGATCCGCAGCGAAGGACTGGGTGTGGCGCTGACACGCTATACATCCATACCCGCAGATCACCCGCTACATCGGCAGGTATTGGAGCAATATGATATTATAAATTCATAA
- a CDS encoding PTS sugar transporter subunit IIA: protein MSIMTIDKVKMNATAKDKYEAIRMAGQILLDAGHITGEYIDKMLEREEIVSTYIGNGLAIPHGTKESKTFIQSTGISIIQFPQGVDFGEEKAYMVIGIAAQGGDHMEILTSIAVVCAEEENMDKLRNAVTPQEIIDLFESEMEL, encoded by the coding sequence GTGAGTATTATGACGATAGACAAAGTGAAAATGAACGCAACCGCCAAAGACAAATATGAGGCGATTCGCATGGCTGGACAAATCCTGCTGGATGCGGGACATATTACAGGTGAGTACATTGACAAGATGCTGGAACGTGAGGAGATCGTGTCCACCTATATCGGGAACGGGCTGGCTATTCCACACGGCACGAAGGAATCCAAGACGTTCATTCAATCGACAGGCATCTCGATCATTCAGTTCCCGCAAGGTGTAGATTTTGGGGAAGAAAAAGCATATATGGTGATCGGCATCGCAGCACAAGGCGGCGATCATATGGAGATTCTGACGAGTATCGCGGTGGTGTGTGCCGAGGAAGAAAACATGGATAAACTTCGCAACGCGGTAACCCCTCAGGAAATTATTGATCTGTTCGAAAGTGAGATGGAGCTATGA
- a CDS encoding BglG family transcription antiterminator, with product MNITKRQRDIVEYLLEQSQEVTAGEIATKINVSTRTVHRELSAVEHWLAAHEVKLEKKSGIGIYVDADPAQLVCLREQLMHTKSDEYSAEERKIVILCMLLDTQEPIKLLALAADLKVTVTTVSHDLDELQGWIGERGLVLVRRRGYGVEITGRETDKRRAISELALEYLDESDLFSSREELRPVTRVADKLLEMIGRENLLTVENALWQPHEKWLKNMVESKYMELLIQICVSLARLRLGYVVDHRLSYSKTDSDENIMLRTAMVERICTELSEALDIDFPEPERSYFRLLFRDAEDHSTRLLPLDDLVLLESVHELIRRVEEETDTLLAEDRVLREGLIAHMAPVLKRLKEGRSIRNPLLQQIRKDYGSLFDSVKKAAADMTEMEVPDEEIGFLVMHFGASLERLRQLRREVRAIVVCTSGIGSSRLLATRLAKELPQIKIVDRASWYEAARIPKKDYDLIISTVELPLEPDRYLKISPLLTQEESDRLRHFIQHITLKHPNEQQEEAVQTGQGMEWLTGLRKSLEEIVHIVQQFQVYTLENQGMDMQATVQAICMLEAGRGNVTEPSAVAAQLMERERQGSQVIPDTSIALFHTRSRYIRQPSLTLYKLAEPLLADAGEQVDCVLLMLGPRELPRESLEVLSEISALLLREDMVTLLKHGSREHIANYISSELAEFFHSKLGTGRNLP from the coding sequence ATGAATATTACGAAACGACAACGTGACATCGTGGAATATCTTCTGGAGCAGTCCCAAGAGGTAACGGCCGGGGAAATTGCCACGAAGATTAATGTCAGCACAAGGACGGTTCACCGGGAACTCAGCGCAGTCGAGCATTGGTTGGCGGCTCATGAGGTAAAGCTGGAGAAAAAATCAGGGATCGGTATCTATGTGGATGCCGACCCGGCTCAGCTTGTATGTCTGCGGGAGCAATTGATGCATACGAAGTCGGACGAATATTCGGCTGAGGAAAGAAAGATCGTGATTCTCTGTATGCTGCTGGATACACAGGAGCCGATCAAGCTGTTAGCGCTGGCTGCTGATTTGAAGGTAACGGTAACTACTGTCAGTCATGATCTGGACGAATTGCAAGGCTGGATCGGAGAACGGGGACTCGTGCTTGTGCGCCGACGCGGGTACGGGGTCGAGATTACAGGCCGAGAGACAGACAAAAGACGGGCGATTTCCGAGCTGGCTCTAGAGTATTTGGATGAATCGGATCTGTTTTCCAGCCGGGAGGAGCTTCGTCCTGTGACACGTGTCGCCGACAAGTTGCTGGAGATGATTGGCAGGGAGAACCTGCTGACCGTGGAAAATGCCCTCTGGCAGCCCCATGAGAAATGGCTGAAAAACATGGTGGAAAGCAAATATATGGAGCTGTTGATTCAAATTTGCGTTTCGCTGGCACGTCTGCGACTCGGATACGTAGTGGATCATCGTCTCTCGTATTCGAAAACAGATTCGGATGAGAATATCATGCTGCGCACAGCTATGGTGGAACGCATATGCACGGAATTGTCAGAGGCGCTGGATATTGATTTTCCGGAGCCGGAACGATCTTATTTCAGACTGCTGTTCCGTGATGCCGAGGATCATTCCACCCGGCTGCTGCCGTTGGATGATCTCGTACTGCTGGAGTCGGTTCATGAGTTGATTCGTCGTGTGGAGGAAGAGACAGACACGCTATTGGCAGAGGATCGCGTTCTGCGTGAAGGGCTGATTGCCCATATGGCTCCGGTACTCAAACGTTTGAAGGAAGGCAGATCCATCCGTAATCCCCTGCTCCAGCAAATCCGCAAGGATTACGGCAGCTTGTTCGACTCGGTGAAGAAGGCTGCGGCGGACATGACAGAAATGGAAGTACCAGATGAAGAGATCGGATTTCTCGTCATGCATTTCGGCGCTTCGCTGGAGCGGCTGCGACAATTGCGGCGAGAGGTGCGGGCCATCGTCGTCTGCACGAGCGGCATTGGATCATCCAGGCTGCTGGCAACAAGGCTCGCCAAGGAGCTGCCACAGATCAAAATCGTGGATAGGGCCTCATGGTACGAGGCAGCACGGATTCCGAAAAAGGATTATGATCTGATCATTTCGACGGTGGAGCTACCGCTTGAACCGGATCGCTATCTCAAGATCAGCCCGCTGCTGACGCAGGAGGAGAGTGACCGTCTGCGTCATTTTATCCAGCATATTACACTCAAGCATCCCAATGAACAGCAGGAGGAGGCCGTTCAGACCGGTCAGGGCATGGAGTGGCTCACCGGGCTGCGAAAAAGTCTGGAGGAAATTGTTCACATTGTGCAGCAATTCCAAGTGTATACGCTGGAAAATCAGGGGATGGATATGCAGGCTACCGTACAGGCTATCTGCATGCTGGAGGCGGGGCGGGGGAACGTCACAGAGCCTTCTGCCGTTGCTGCACAGCTCATGGAAAGAGAGCGCCAGGGTAGTCAGGTTATTCCTGATACCTCCATTGCTTTGTTTCATACGCGCAGCCGCTATATTCGCCAGCCTTCGCTTACGCTGTATAAGCTGGCAGAGCCGCTGCTGGCGGATGCAGGCGAACAGGTAGATTGCGTGCTGCTTATGTTGGGACCTCGCGAGCTGCCGAGAGAAAGCTTGGAGGTATTGAGCGAGATTAGTGCATTACTACTTCGGGAAGACATGGTTACGCTATTGAAACACGGTAGCCGTGAGCATATCGCCAATTATATATCAAGTGAACTGGCTGAATTTTTTCATAGTAAATTAGGGACAGGGAGGAACCTACCGTGA
- a CDS encoding PTS mannitol transporter subunit IICB encodes MSTVDAKSNSNGGARVAVQRFGRFLSGMVMPNMGAFIAWGLITALFIPTGWFPNEGFAQLVDPMKNYLLPLLIGYTGGTMIHGQRGGVIGAIMTMGVIVGADIPMFLGAMVAGPLAAWILKKFDKAIDGKVKSGFEMLVNNFSAGIIGAILALLAHVAIGPFVQIISQVLSAGVQFLVNAGLLPLVNLIIEPGKVLFLNNALNHGVLSPIALEEASRTGKSVLFMLESNPGPGLGILLAYSLFGKGSAKSSAPGAVIIHFFGGIHEIYFPYILMKPILILAAIAGGVVGTFCFMLTGAGLVAAPSPGSIIAYFLMTPKGGYLPMLSGVIAAAVVSFAVAAVLLKTSKQKEEGLEEAASRMKDMKTQSKGASENAAVTEDNREADRAAEIAEVQTVKDKSDVNKIVFSCDAGMGSSAMGASILRKKMKQAGVDVTVTNTAISEIPQDADIVITQKTLTNRAKTVAPNAEHISIDNFLKSPEYEALVERLKSDS; translated from the coding sequence ATGAGCACAGTGGACGCAAAGTCCAATTCAAACGGTGGCGCGCGCGTTGCCGTACAGCGTTTTGGCCGTTTTCTCAGTGGTATGGTTATGCCCAATATGGGGGCCTTTATTGCATGGGGATTAATCACGGCACTCTTTATTCCGACCGGATGGTTCCCGAATGAGGGGTTTGCACAACTGGTTGATCCGATGAAAAATTATTTGCTGCCGCTACTAATCGGTTATACGGGTGGCACAATGATTCACGGACAGCGTGGAGGTGTGATCGGGGCCATTATGACGATGGGTGTCATTGTCGGGGCGGACATTCCGATGTTCCTCGGCGCGATGGTAGCTGGTCCGCTGGCTGCATGGATATTGAAGAAATTCGACAAAGCGATTGATGGCAAAGTTAAATCAGGCTTTGAAATGCTGGTCAATAACTTCTCGGCAGGGATTATCGGGGCGATTTTAGCATTGCTTGCCCATGTGGCCATCGGCCCGTTTGTACAAATTATCAGTCAAGTGTTGTCAGCAGGGGTACAGTTCCTCGTGAACGCAGGGCTGTTGCCGCTCGTCAACCTCATTATTGAGCCCGGAAAAGTATTATTTTTAAACAACGCGCTGAACCACGGAGTATTGAGTCCGATTGCGCTGGAGGAAGCTTCTAGAACAGGCAAATCCGTTTTGTTCATGCTTGAATCTAACCCTGGACCGGGGCTCGGTATTTTGCTGGCCTACTCCCTGTTTGGTAAAGGCTCTGCGAAGTCATCGGCTCCCGGCGCGGTCATCATTCACTTTTTCGGCGGGATTCATGAAATTTATTTCCCTTATATTTTGATGAAGCCGATTCTGATTCTTGCTGCTATAGCAGGGGGCGTTGTGGGAACCTTCTGTTTCATGCTAACAGGTGCCGGACTAGTGGCAGCTCCTTCACCGGGCAGTATCATCGCTTATTTCCTGATGACGCCAAAAGGCGGATATTTGCCAATGCTGAGCGGTGTGATCGCTGCTGCGGTTGTATCGTTTGCTGTTGCTGCTGTGTTACTCAAAACAAGTAAGCAAAAAGAAGAGGGTCTTGAGGAAGCGGCATCCCGCATGAAGGATATGAAAACTCAAAGCAAGGGTGCAAGCGAAAATGCCGCTGTAACGGAGGATAATCGCGAAGCTGATCGGGCTGCGGAGATTGCCGAAGTTCAAACGGTTAAGGATAAATCAGATGTCAACAAGATCGTCTTTTCCTGTGATGCAGGTATGGGCTCAAGCGCTATGGGTGCCTCGATTTTACGCAAAAAAATGAAGCAGGCGGGTGTGGACGTTACGGTAACGAACACGGCAATCAGTGAGATTCCGCAGGATGCGGATATTGTCATTACGCAAAAAACGTTGACAAACCGTGCTAAAACGGTAGCTCCAAATGCCGAGCATATTTCTATTGACAATTTCCTGAAAAGCCCTGAATACGAAGCGCTGGTGGAACGTCTGAAATCCGATTCTTAA
- the gcvH gene encoding glycine cleavage system protein GcvH, translating into MSEVKQQFWYTEEHEWVQRTENGTVRIGITDFAQHQLGDIVFVELPGEGATIEQGAEIGTIESVKTVSDLFAPVTGTVLKVNEALESTPELVNESPYEKGWMIEVEIGEDVEEALSKLLSADQYEQLTANE; encoded by the coding sequence ATGAGTGAAGTAAAGCAGCAATTTTGGTACACAGAGGAACACGAATGGGTTCAGCGCACAGAGAATGGAACGGTACGAATCGGTATTACGGACTTTGCACAGCATCAACTGGGGGATATCGTTTTTGTGGAGCTGCCTGGGGAGGGAGCAACGATTGAGCAGGGGGCGGAGATTGGTACTATTGAATCGGTAAAGACAGTATCCGACCTATTCGCTCCGGTGACGGGAACGGTGTTGAAGGTGAATGAAGCGCTGGAAAGTACGCCTGAGCTGGTAAACGAATCTCCCTATGAAAAAGGCTGGATGATCGAAGTGGAGATTGGAGAAGATGTAGAGGAAGCACTAAGCAAGCTGCTGTCTGCGGATCAGTACGAGCAGTTGACTGCCAATGAGTAA
- the gcvT gene encoding glycine cleavage system aminomethyltransferase GcvT codes for MTNLRKTPLYSSYGTRPGVRCIDFGGWELPVQFSGIQKEHEAVRQRAGLFDVSHMGEFLVEGQEAGAFLQQVTTNDVSQLEPGQAQYSLLCYPNGGVVDDLLVYCKGPERYMLVVNASNIDKDWDWLLRHAPASVHLENVSDAVALVALQGPEAARIAAAVTDTNITNLASFRFNEDVQLFGAKALVSRTGYTGEDGFEFYVPAVDALAVWDGLLRIGEPYGLVPAGLGARDTLRFEARLPLYGQELSATISPLEAGLGFFVKLNKGDFIGREALQRQKEQGIPRKLIGLEMLDRGIPRAHYPVFAEGQHIGEVTTGTQSPTLKRNLGLALVDSRFSSLSTPLEVEIRGKRLRAEVVAAPFYKRPR; via the coding sequence ATGACTAACTTGCGAAAAACGCCGCTGTATTCGTCCTACGGCACACGGCCGGGGGTTCGTTGCATTGATTTTGGCGGCTGGGAGCTGCCTGTACAGTTCAGCGGCATTCAAAAGGAGCATGAGGCCGTCCGACAACGCGCCGGATTGTTCGATGTATCGCATATGGGTGAATTTTTGGTCGAGGGTCAGGAAGCCGGGGCATTTCTGCAACAGGTGACGACGAACGATGTCAGTCAGTTGGAGCCAGGTCAGGCCCAATACTCGCTCCTGTGTTACCCGAATGGAGGCGTAGTGGACGACCTGCTTGTTTATTGTAAAGGGCCGGAGCGTTACATGCTCGTTGTGAATGCCTCCAATATCGACAAGGATTGGGATTGGCTGCTTCGCCATGCGCCTGCATCCGTTCATCTGGAAAACGTATCAGATGCGGTAGCACTGGTGGCATTGCAAGGACCTGAAGCCGCTCGTATTGCCGCAGCCGTGACAGACACGAACATTACGAATCTGGCATCCTTCCGATTCAATGAGGATGTGCAATTGTTCGGGGCAAAAGCGCTCGTCTCCCGCACCGGGTACACGGGTGAAGACGGCTTTGAATTTTATGTGCCCGCGGTGGATGCACTGGCAGTGTGGGACGGATTGCTTCGCATCGGTGAGCCGTATGGTCTGGTTCCCGCCGGACTCGGGGCCAGGGATACACTGCGTTTCGAGGCGCGGCTGCCGCTGTACGGACAGGAGTTGTCCGCTACTATTTCGCCACTGGAAGCTGGTTTAGGCTTCTTCGTCAAGCTGAATAAGGGAGATTTTATCGGCAGAGAGGCCCTGCAACGTCAAAAAGAACAAGGTATTCCACGCAAGCTGATCGGACTGGAAATGCTCGACCGCGGCATCCCGCGTGCCCACTATCCCGTTTTTGCGGAAGGACAGCACATTGGCGAGGTCACCACGGGAACCCAGTCACCCACCTTAAAGCGTAATCTGGGTTTGGCTCTGGTGGACAGCCGTTTCAGTTCCCTATCCACGCCGCTAGAGGTCGAGATTCGTGGCAAGCGCCTGCGCGCCGAGGTGGTAGCAGCGCCCTTTTATAAACGTCCACGCTGA
- the gcvPA gene encoding aminomethyl-transferring glycine dehydrogenase subunit GcvPA, with protein sequence MKQHRYLPMTEQDQTEMLRVVGASSIDDLFSDIPEAIRYKGELPLSSRLDERALTLHLSGLAGQNANTDTHVSFLGAGIYDHHIPSVIQHIISRSEFYTAYTPYQPEVSQGELQAIFEFQSYICELTGMAVANASMYDGATALAEAGSLAAAATRRKQLIVSRAVHPEARQVLAAYARGLDLDIVEIGCADGVTDVKALATALSEQTAAVLVQSPNFFGAVENLKPMADLIHAHKGLMVVSANPLALGLLEAPGKQDADIVVGDAQPLGISSSLGGPTCGYFAVSQAHMRRIPGRIVGQTTDRSGKRGFVLTLQAREQHIRREKATSNICSNQALLALSASVYLSVMGRQGIAEVAELNLHKSRYALEQLLGLKGVTASFTAPTFNEFALRLPEGTDINKLQAGLLAAGFIGGYDMGRNYEEYAGHILIAVTEQRTKEEIDQFVHTLEGLL encoded by the coding sequence ATGAAACAGCATCGTTATCTTCCCATGACTGAACAGGACCAAACCGAAATGCTGCGCGTGGTCGGCGCATCGTCTATCGACGATCTATTCAGCGATATTCCTGAGGCAATCCGGTATAAAGGGGAGCTTCCCCTGTCTTCTCGGTTAGACGAAAGAGCCTTAACTCTCCACTTATCAGGGCTGGCCGGGCAAAATGCCAATACAGACACGCACGTCAGCTTTCTCGGCGCAGGGATTTACGATCATCATATTCCATCCGTCATCCAGCATATCATTTCACGTTCGGAATTTTATACGGCCTACACTCCTTATCAGCCGGAGGTAAGCCAGGGCGAGCTGCAAGCCATCTTCGAATTTCAATCGTATATATGCGAATTAACAGGCATGGCTGTAGCCAATGCCAGTATGTATGATGGAGCGACTGCGTTGGCAGAAGCGGGCTCATTGGCCGCCGCTGCCACCCGCCGCAAGCAGCTCATCGTATCGCGGGCCGTCCATCCGGAGGCACGTCAGGTGTTGGCTGCCTATGCGCGCGGGCTGGATTTGGATATCGTGGAGATTGGCTGTGCAGACGGTGTAACCGACGTGAAAGCATTAGCAACAGCCCTATCGGAACAGACGGCAGCTGTTTTGGTCCAAAGCCCTAATTTTTTCGGGGCCGTGGAAAATCTGAAGCCGATGGCTGACCTGATCCATGCGCACAAGGGTCTTATGGTCGTCAGCGCCAATCCGCTGGCGTTAGGCCTGCTGGAAGCACCCGGCAAGCAGGATGCGGATATTGTCGTAGGAGACGCGCAGCCGCTTGGCATCTCCTCCTCCCTCGGCGGCCCGACCTGCGGCTACTTTGCCGTTTCTCAGGCGCATATGCGCCGTATCCCCGGCCGTATTGTGGGACAGACCACAGACCGCAGCGGCAAACGTGGCTTCGTCCTGACCTTGCAGGCACGGGAACAGCATATCCGCCGGGAAAAGGCCACCTCTAACATATGCTCCAATCAGGCGCTGCTCGCTTTATCTGCCTCTGTGTATTTGTCCGTCATGGGTAGGCAGGGCATCGCGGAAGTAGCCGAGCTAAACTTGCACAAAAGCCGCTACGCATTGGAGCAATTACTCGGTTTGAAGGGCGTAACCGCCTCCTTTACCGCACCCACCTTTAACGAGTTTGCCCTTCGGTTACCTGAGGGTACGGATATAAATAAGCTGCAAGCCGGATTGCTTGCTGCTGGATTTATCGGCGGCTACGATATGGGCCGGAATTATGAGGAATATGCAGGTCACATACTGATTGCCGTGACAGAGCAACGGACAAAGGAAGAGATCGACCAATTCGTGCACACCTTGGAGGGATTGCTATGA